In Paenibacillus ihbetae, the following are encoded in one genomic region:
- the mmsB gene encoding multiple monosaccharide ABC transporter permease codes for METLMKLFKNNIRQYGMIIALVLIMIFFQIITGGLLLEPINITNLILQNSYILILAIGMVLVIITGHIDLSVGSVAAFVGAVAAVMMVDMQLHPVIAVIASLIVGGLIGAWQGFWVAYVRIPAFIVTLAGMLLFRGLTMIVLEGQSISPFPGGFQKLSSGFVPDFGNTGTNLVAILVGIAFTVIYVINELRDRKSQKKYNFDVLPGGLFLLKLVLMAAVINAFTFMLASYAGLPNILILLLVLIIIYSFVMNKTVMGRHIYALGGNEKAAALSGVKTKKVTFWVFVNMGVMAAISGLMFAARLNAATPRAGTNFELDAIAASFIGGASATGGIGTVFGAIIGGLVMGVLNNGMSLVGLGIDWQQGIKGLVLLAAVAFDIYNKKKSSAS; via the coding sequence ATGGAAACGCTCATGAAATTATTCAAAAACAATATTCGGCAGTACGGGATGATCATCGCCTTGGTCCTGATTATGATCTTCTTTCAGATCATTACGGGCGGGCTGCTGCTTGAGCCGATCAATATTACGAACCTGATCCTGCAAAACAGCTACATTCTCATCCTGGCCATCGGCATGGTACTGGTTATCATTACGGGACATATCGACCTGTCGGTGGGTTCGGTGGCGGCCTTCGTTGGCGCCGTTGCCGCGGTGATGATGGTTGATATGCAGCTGCACCCGGTTATCGCCGTCATCGCCTCCTTGATCGTCGGGGGATTGATCGGCGCCTGGCAGGGCTTCTGGGTGGCGTATGTCAGAATCCCGGCCTTTATCGTCACCCTAGCCGGCATGCTGCTGTTCCGGGGGCTGACGATGATCGTCCTGGAAGGGCAATCGATCTCGCCGTTTCCGGGCGGGTTTCAGAAGCTCAGCTCGGGCTTCGTTCCGGATTTCGGCAACACCGGCACCAATCTGGTTGCGATTCTCGTCGGCATCGCGTTTACGGTGATTTATGTCATCAATGAGCTGAGAGACCGTAAATCCCAGAAAAAGTATAACTTCGACGTGCTTCCAGGCGGCCTGTTCCTGCTTAAACTCGTCCTGATGGCAGCCGTTATTAATGCCTTTACGTTTATGCTGGCAAGCTACGCCGGCCTGCCGAATATTCTGATTCTGCTGCTTGTGCTCATCATCATCTATTCCTTCGTGATGAACAAAACCGTGATGGGACGCCATATTTATGCGCTTGGCGGCAATGAGAAGGCCGCTGCGCTGTCCGGCGTGAAGACGAAGAAGGTAACATTCTGGGTGTTCGTCAACATGGGTGTCATGGCGGCTATTTCCGGCCTGATGTTTGCCGCCCGTCTCAACGCGGCAACGCCTCGTGCAGGTACGAACTTTGAGCTGGACGCCATTGCGGCAAGCTTTATCGGAGGCGCATCCGCGACAGGCGGTATCGGTACGGTCTTCGGCGCAATCATCGGCGGCCTCGTCATGGGTGTCCTGAATAACGGCATGTCCCTCGTCGGACTCGGCATCGACTGGCAGCAGGGCATCAAGGGCCTGGTCCTTCTTGCCGCCGTCGCCTTCGATATTTATAACAAGAAGAAGAGCAGCGCCTCGTAA